In Streptomyces violaceusniger Tu 4113, one DNA window encodes the following:
- a CDS encoding DNA polymerase III subunit alpha → MPGFTHLHTASGFSMRYGAAHPERLAQRAAERGMDAIALTDRDSLAGAVRFARACERAGVRPLFGVDLAVRREDPEPGRTVRRRTPVRGGAFIDESTPRAVFLARDGAAGWAALCGLVSAAHAGLTHSGSARTNGDGPPLLHWRDLVSDPGALAPLTVLLGPDSDVGRALAAGRPDRAARLIAPWHELFGDALRLEAVWHGRTGTGPGSLRLAARTLGFAADQGIPAVLSNAARYADPGEGPVADVLDAARRLVPIDPRTPGALDSGERWLKGPLDMAKAAERIVEAAGMRRDAAHRLLEETRRTAAACLVDPEDHIGLGSVHFPEPRLVGAGRRSAERVLRSRCAAAMVLRGYDRDRVRWERLEDELRTIERLGFASYFLTVAQVVDDTRELGIRVAARGSGAGSFVNHLLGIAHADPVANGLLMERFLSVRRAALPDIDIDVESARRLDVYRTIFERFGAERVATVSMPETYRVRHAVRDVGAALGMDPAEVDRLAKSFPHIRARDARAALAELPELRAVAAEQERFGKLWDLVEALDGLPRGIAMHPCGVLLSDAGLLARTPIVPTSGEGFPMSQFDKDDVEELGLLKLDVLGVRMQSAMAHAVTEIRRTTGRVVDIDDPGQVRPGDPATYDLIRSTETLGCFQIESPGQRDLLGRLQPTTFHDLVVDISLFRPGPVAADMVRPFIDARHGRKPARYPHPDLEDALRETHGVVVFHEQIIKIVSIMTGCERDLADEARRALSNPERQGRVRAWFHAEAEKRGYAPEVRLRTWEIVEAFGSYGFCKAHAVAFAVPTYQSAWLKAHHPAAFYAGLLTHDPGMYPKRLLLADARRRGVPILPLDVNRSGAAYRIELTSGDSRGISNKEDRRSKGNEDSIGVRLALSDVHGISEAETERIAAGQPYSSLQDLWLRAHPGRPVAERLAQVGALDAFGTSRRDLLLQIAELHRQQRGAARRDAEGQLPLAETGPAAPAGLPDLDADERLGAELGILGMDVSRHLMGDHRDFLEELGAIPAKRLRDAPHGEVVLVAGAKAATQTPPIRSGRRVIFTTLDDGTGLVDCAFFDDSHAACAHTVFHSWLLLVRGVVQRRGPRSLSVVGSAVWNLAELAQLRKEGGLEAVAAELAGAGPETAEADSDSGRGVDSDSGRDSDSGRRIEMPTGYAMHPWADLQPAGDQAATGRKLWHASPGSAG, encoded by the coding sequence ATGCCAGGCTTCACGCATCTGCACACCGCGTCCGGGTTCTCCATGCGGTACGGGGCCGCGCATCCGGAGCGGCTGGCGCAGCGGGCCGCCGAGCGCGGCATGGACGCGATCGCGCTGACCGACCGCGACAGCCTCGCCGGAGCGGTGCGGTTCGCCCGGGCGTGTGAGCGCGCGGGGGTGCGGCCGCTCTTCGGGGTGGACCTCGCCGTACGGAGGGAGGATCCGGAGCCGGGGCGCACCGTTCGGCGCCGTACGCCGGTGCGCGGCGGGGCGTTCATCGACGAGTCCACGCCCCGGGCGGTCTTCCTCGCCCGGGACGGCGCGGCCGGCTGGGCCGCGCTGTGCGGGCTGGTCTCCGCCGCCCACGCGGGGCTCACCCACTCCGGATCCGCCCGGACGAACGGCGACGGGCCGCCCCTGCTGCACTGGCGCGACCTGGTGAGCGACCCCGGCGCGCTCGCCCCGCTGACCGTGCTGCTCGGCCCGGACTCCGACGTCGGCCGGGCCCTGGCCGCCGGGCGCCCCGACCGGGCCGCGCGGCTGATCGCCCCCTGGCATGAACTCTTCGGCGACGCGCTGCGGCTGGAAGCCGTATGGCACGGCCGCACCGGCACCGGGCCGGGCTCGCTGCGGCTCGCCGCCCGTACCCTCGGCTTCGCCGCCGACCAGGGCATCCCGGCCGTGCTGAGCAACGCCGCCCGTTACGCCGACCCGGGGGAGGGGCCGGTCGCCGATGTCCTGGACGCGGCCCGCCGGCTCGTCCCCATCGACCCGCGCACCCCCGGGGCGCTCGACAGCGGCGAGCGCTGGCTCAAGGGGCCCCTGGACATGGCGAAGGCGGCCGAGCGGATCGTGGAGGCGGCCGGGATGCGGCGGGACGCCGCGCACCGCCTGCTGGAGGAGACCCGGCGCACCGCCGCCGCGTGTCTGGTCGACCCCGAGGACCACATCGGCCTGGGCAGCGTCCACTTCCCCGAGCCCCGGCTGGTCGGGGCCGGTCGGCGGAGCGCCGAGCGGGTGCTGCGGTCGCGCTGCGCCGCCGCCATGGTGCTGCGGGGGTACGACCGGGACCGGGTGCGCTGGGAGCGGCTCGAGGACGAGCTGCGCACCATCGAACGGCTCGGCTTCGCCTCGTACTTCCTCACCGTCGCGCAGGTCGTCGACGACACCCGGGAGCTCGGCATCCGGGTGGCCGCCCGTGGTTCCGGCGCCGGATCGTTCGTCAACCATCTGCTCGGCATCGCCCACGCCGACCCGGTGGCCAACGGCCTGCTGATGGAGCGCTTCCTGTCGGTGCGGCGCGCCGCGCTGCCCGATATCGACATCGATGTGGAGTCCGCGCGCCGGCTCGACGTCTATCGCACGATCTTCGAGCGGTTCGGGGCGGAGCGGGTCGCGACCGTCTCGATGCCCGAGACCTACCGGGTGCGCCATGCCGTACGGGACGTGGGCGCGGCGCTCGGCATGGACCCGGCCGAGGTGGACCGGCTCGCCAAGTCCTTCCCGCATATCCGCGCCCGCGATGCCCGCGCGGCGCTCGCGGAACTGCCCGAGCTGCGAGCGGTCGCCGCCGAGCAGGAACGTTTCGGCAAGCTCTGGGACCTGGTCGAGGCGCTCGACGGGCTGCCCCGTGGCATCGCCATGCACCCCTGCGGCGTGCTGCTCTCGGACGCCGGGCTGCTGGCCCGTACGCCCATCGTGCCGACCAGCGGTGAGGGCTTTCCCATGTCGCAGTTCGACAAGGACGACGTGGAGGAGCTCGGACTGCTCAAGCTCGATGTCCTCGGAGTGCGGATGCAGTCCGCGATGGCGCACGCGGTCACGGAGATCCGGCGGACCACCGGGCGGGTCGTGGACATCGACGACCCCGGGCAGGTCCGGCCCGGCGATCCGGCCACCTACGACCTGATCCGCTCCACCGAGACACTCGGCTGCTTCCAGATCGAATCGCCCGGTCAGCGCGATCTCCTCGGCCGACTGCAGCCCACCACCTTCCACGATCTCGTGGTCGACATATCGCTCTTCCGGCCGGGCCCGGTCGCCGCCGACATGGTCCGGCCCTTCATCGACGCCCGGCACGGCCGCAAGCCCGCGCGCTATCCGCATCCGGACCTGGAGGACGCGCTGCGCGAGACCCACGGGGTCGTGGTCTTCCATGAGCAGATCATCAAGATCGTGTCGATCATGACCGGATGTGAACGGGACCTCGCCGACGAGGCGCGGCGCGCGCTGTCCAACCCCGAGCGGCAGGGGCGGGTGCGCGCCTGGTTCCACGCGGAGGCGGAGAAACGGGGCTACGCGCCGGAGGTACGGCTGCGCACCTGGGAGATCGTCGAGGCGTTCGGCTCATACGGCTTCTGCAAGGCGCATGCCGTCGCCTTCGCGGTCCCGACGTATCAGTCCGCCTGGCTCAAGGCGCACCATCCGGCCGCCTTCTACGCCGGGCTGCTCACCCATGACCCCGGGATGTACCCGAAGCGGCTGCTGCTGGCGGACGCGCGGCGGCGCGGGGTGCCGATCCTGCCGCTGGATGTGAACCGGTCGGGGGCCGCTTATCGAATCGAACTGACGTCTGGTGATTCTCGTGGCATCAGTAACAAGGAGGACAGGCGCAGCAAGGGGAACGAAGACAGCATCGGCGTACGGCTGGCGCTGAGCGACGTCCACGGCATCAGCGAGGCCGAGACCGAGCGGATCGCGGCCGGACAGCCCTACTCCTCGCTCCAGGACCTGTGGCTGCGCGCCCATCCCGGGCGGCCGGTCGCCGAACGGCTGGCCCAGGTCGGCGCGTTGGACGCGTTCGGCACCAGCCGCCGCGATCTGCTGCTGCAGATCGCCGAACTGCACCGGCAGCAGCGGGGCGCCGCCCGGCGCGACGCCGAGGGCCAGCTTCCGCTGGCCGAAACCGGCCCCGCCGCCCCCGCCGGGCTCCCCGACCTCGACGCGGACGAACGCCTCGGCGCCGAACTCGGCATCCTCGGCATGGACGTCTCCCGCCATCTGATGGGCGACCACCGGGACTTCCTGGAGGAACTGGGCGCGATCCCCGCGAAGCGGCTGCGCGACGCGCCGCACGGGGAGGTCGTGCTCGTCGCCGGCGCCAAGGCCGCCACCCAGACCCCGCCGATCCGCTCGGGGCGCCGGGTCATCTTCACCACGCTCGACGACGGTACGGGGCTGGTCGACTGCGCCTTCTTCGACGACAGCCACGCGGCGTGCGCACACACCGTCTTCCACTCCTGGCTGCTGCTCGTACGCGGCGTGGTCCAGCGGCGCGGCCCGCGCAGCCTCAGCGTCGTCGGCTCGGCCGTGTGGAACCTCGCGGAGCTGGCCCAGCTCAGGAAGGAGGGCGGCCTCGAAGCGGTCGCCGCCGAACTGGCGGGGGCGGGCCCGGAGACGGCCGAAGCGGACTCCGACTCCGGCCGCGGAGTGGACTCCGACTCCGGCCGCGACTCCGACTCCGGTCGCCGCATCGAGATGCCCACCGGTTACGCCATGCACCCCTGGGCCGACCTCCAGCCCGCGGGCGACCAGGCCGCCACCGGCCGCAAGCTGTGGCATGCGAGCCCGGGGAGCGCGGGGTGA
- a CDS encoding PPOX class F420-dependent oxidoreductase, whose amino-acid sequence MTEGSLLDLLREQRTGALVTLKRDGRPQLSNVAFTYDPATRLIRISVTDDRAKTRNLRRDPRASFYVTSGDHSSYLVAEGDAELTPVAADPHDATADELVEVYRAIQGDHPDWEEFRTAMVAERRLVLRLRVGRGYGWGRQAGALSGELG is encoded by the coding sequence ATGACGGAGGGATCCCTGCTCGATCTGCTACGGGAGCAGCGCACCGGCGCGCTCGTCACCCTCAAGCGCGATGGACGGCCGCAGCTCTCCAATGTCGCCTTCACCTATGACCCCGCGACGCGCCTCATCCGGATCTCGGTCACCGATGACCGCGCCAAGACCCGCAATCTGCGCCGCGATCCGCGCGCGAGCTTCTACGTCACCAGCGGGGACCACTCCTCCTATCTGGTGGCCGAGGGCGATGCCGAGCTGACGCCGGTCGCCGCCGACCCCCATGACGCCACCGCCGATGAGCTGGTGGAGGTCTACCGCGCGATCCAGGGCGACCATCCGGACTGGGAGGAGTTCCGCACCGCGATGGTGGCCGAGCGGCGGCTGGTGCTGCGGTTGCGCGTGGGGCGCGGCTACGGCTGGGGCCGGCAGGCCGGGGCCCTGAGCGGAGAGCTGGGCTAG
- a CDS encoding subtilase-type protease inhibitor, producing MRKTTGAIGLGAALAVSAVLGIGTSGTASAQPAKPQSLYPPSALVLTVGWGADAATTEVQRAVTLSCRPTATGTHPAPAKACAELRSVGGTFGQLRTGAEPGRVCTKEWHPITVTAEGIWDGRRVSYEHTFANNCFKSAAPTMVFEF from the coding sequence ATGCGGAAGACTACTGGGGCGATCGGGCTCGGAGCGGCTCTGGCCGTGAGCGCCGTGCTGGGGATCGGCACGAGCGGCACGGCAAGCGCCCAGCCCGCCAAGCCGCAGAGCCTGTACCCGCCCTCCGCGCTGGTCCTCACCGTCGGCTGGGGGGCCGACGCGGCCACGACCGAGGTCCAGCGAGCGGTGACACTGAGCTGTCGCCCCACCGCCACCGGCACCCACCCGGCCCCCGCCAAGGCATGCGCCGAACTCCGCTCCGTGGGCGGCACGTTCGGCCAGCTACGCACCGGCGCGGAGCCCGGCCGGGTGTGCACCAAGGAGTGGCACCCCATCACGGTCACCGCCGAGGGGATCTGGGACGGCCGCCGGGTGTCGTACGAGCACACCTTCGCGAACAACTGCTTCAAGAGCGCGGCGCCGACGATGGTCTTCGAGTTCTGA
- a CDS encoding LLM class flavin-dependent oxidoreductase, translating to MAVPTGTLHLAAAIDGDGQYQAPYYVELARLAEDGMLDFITLDDTFGPPGPGRGRLDALAVLARVAPATGRIGLVPTVTTTHTEPFHVSSAVATLDWVSRGRAGWRVEVSATEAEARLVGRRPAAPAGELWAEAGEVADVVARLWDSWEDDAEIRDTATGRFIDRDKLHYVDFEGAHFSVRGPAIVPRPPQGRPVVAVAATDPVTWQTAARHADVVYLRATSPEEAGRIRDELKRRAVAHGREPGALTVLAAVAVDLADGEGAPGNAPPVALADTPGGPPLYRGGPAGLAELITGWHTADAVDGFHITPVAPRHDLERFVNGTVALLQHRGLFRTFYPGATLRDHLGLSRPASRYALEREATR from the coding sequence ATGGCCGTACCGACCGGCACCCTGCACCTGGCCGCCGCCATCGACGGCGACGGGCAGTACCAGGCGCCGTACTACGTGGAGCTCGCCCGCCTCGCCGAGGACGGCATGCTCGACTTCATCACCCTGGACGACACCTTCGGCCCTCCGGGGCCGGGCCGGGGCAGGCTCGACGCGCTCGCCGTCCTCGCGCGTGTCGCGCCCGCCACCGGGCGGATCGGCCTGGTGCCGACCGTCACCACCACCCACACCGAGCCGTTCCATGTCTCCTCCGCCGTCGCCACCTTGGACTGGGTCAGCCGCGGCCGGGCGGGCTGGCGGGTCGAGGTGTCGGCGACGGAGGCGGAGGCCCGGCTGGTGGGCCGCCGCCCCGCGGCCCCGGCCGGGGAGCTGTGGGCCGAGGCGGGGGAGGTCGCCGATGTGGTGGCCCGGCTGTGGGATAGCTGGGAGGACGACGCCGAGATCCGTGACACCGCCACCGGCCGTTTCATCGACCGCGACAAGCTGCACTACGTGGACTTCGAGGGCGCGCACTTCTCGGTGCGCGGCCCGGCCATCGTGCCCCGGCCGCCGCAGGGCCGCCCGGTGGTGGCCGTCGCCGCCACCGACCCGGTGACCTGGCAGACCGCGGCCCGACACGCCGATGTGGTGTACCTCCGTGCCACCTCTCCGGAGGAGGCGGGCCGTATCCGCGACGAGCTGAAGCGCCGCGCGGTGGCGCACGGCCGGGAGCCCGGCGCGCTCACCGTGCTCGCCGCCGTCGCCGTGGACCTGGCCGACGGGGAGGGCGCGCCCGGGAACGCCCCGCCGGTCGCGCTGGCCGACACGCCCGGCGGACCGCCGCTGTACCGCGGGGGACCGGCCGGGCTCGCCGAGCTGATCACCGGCTGGCACACCGCCGACGCGGTGGACGGCTTCCACATCACCCCCGTCGCCCCACGCCATGACCTGGAACGTTTCGTCAACGGCACCGTGGCGCTGCTCCAGCACCGAGGGCTGTTCCGCACCTTCTATCCCGGTGCGACACTCCGCGACCACCTGGGGCTTTCCCGCCCGGCCAGCCGCTACGCCCTGGAGCGGGAGGCCACCCGATGA
- a CDS encoding S1 family peptidase, which translates to MRIKRNAPHNKQARRIALIAATSALVAGAALAAPAAYAGSDGARTFSAAEAKSASDAVLKADVAGTAWYVDKATNKLHVTADSTVSQSEIAKIKNTAGASAHAIEVKRTSGKIQKLISGGDAIYADSWRCSLGFNVRNSSGANYFVTAGHCTDGAGTWWSNSGHSTTIGPTAGSSFPTNDYGLVRYSGSATPQGTVGSQDITSAANPTVGQTVTRRGSTTGIHSGQVTALNATVNYGNGDIVYGMIQTTVCAEPGDSGGPLYAGSTALGLTSGGSGNCTSGGTTFFQPVVEALNAYGVSVY; encoded by the coding sequence TTGAGGATCAAGCGCAACGCCCCCCACAACAAGCAGGCGAGACGTATCGCCCTGATCGCCGCGACCTCCGCCCTGGTGGCCGGAGCGGCGCTCGCCGCCCCCGCCGCCTACGCCGGAAGCGACGGCGCCCGCACCTTCAGCGCGGCTGAGGCCAAGTCGGCGAGCGACGCCGTCCTCAAGGCCGATGTCGCGGGCACCGCCTGGTACGTCGACAAGGCGACCAACAAGCTCCACGTCACCGCCGACAGCACGGTGTCCCAGAGCGAGATAGCCAAGATCAAGAACACCGCCGGTGCGAGCGCCCACGCGATCGAGGTCAAGCGGACCTCGGGCAAGATTCAGAAGCTGATCTCGGGCGGCGACGCGATCTACGCGGATAGCTGGCGCTGCTCCCTCGGCTTCAACGTGCGCAACAGCAGCGGGGCCAACTACTTCGTCACCGCCGGTCACTGCACCGACGGTGCCGGCACCTGGTGGTCGAACTCCGGCCACTCCACCACCATCGGCCCGACGGCCGGCTCCAGCTTCCCGACCAACGACTACGGTCTGGTCCGGTACAGCGGCTCGGCCACCCCCCAGGGCACCGTCGGCAGCCAGGACATCACCTCGGCCGCCAACCCGACCGTGGGCCAGACGGTCACCCGGCGCGGCTCCACCACCGGCATCCACAGCGGCCAGGTCACCGCGCTGAACGCCACGGTCAACTACGGCAATGGCGACATCGTCTACGGCATGATCCAGACCACGGTCTGCGCCGAGCCCGGCGACAGCGGCGGCCCGCTCTACGCCGGCTCCACCGCTCTCGGCCTCACCTCCGGCGGCAGCGGTAACTGCACCTCCGGTGGCACCACGTTCTTCCAGCCGGTCGTCGAGGCGCTGAACGCGTACGGCGTGAGCGTCTACTGA
- a CDS encoding NtaA/DmoA family FMN-dependent monooxygenase (This protein belongs to a clade of FMN-dependent monooxygenases, within a broader family of flavin-dependent oxidoreductases, the luciferase-like monooxygenase (LMM) family, some of whose members use coenzyme F420 rather than FMN.) encodes MSRQHKQIHLAAHFPGVNNTTVWTVPPAGPTTTPGRCASRSPALGSQIDFDSFEHLARTAERGLFDFFFLAEGLRLREHNGRIHDLDVVGRPESITVLNALAAVTERLGLAATVNATFNEPYELARRLASLDHLSGGRAAWNVVTSSDAFTGENFRRGGFLDRADRYTRAAEFVATARELWDSWTPDGTPRPFAHTGRHFTIDGEFGVPRSPQGHPVVIQAGDSDEGREFAASAADIIFTRHGSLEAGRAFYADVKRRLARYGRAPEELKIMPGVTLVLGDTAADAQEKAAEIRLQQVSPQTALLTLEQIWGVDLSGYDPDGPLPDIDPDPDSQLTQGRVRHGDPLAVAAKWRALSEEKGLSIRQTVIEANGRQSFIGTPEAVAAQMTEFVAADAADGFILVPHLTPGGLDDFVDRVVPLLQERGVFRTAYSGTTLRDHLGLPYPGERG; translated from the coding sequence ATGAGCAGGCAGCACAAGCAGATCCATCTCGCGGCCCACTTCCCCGGGGTCAACAACACCACCGTCTGGACGGTCCCGCCCGCCGGCCCGACCACCACCCCTGGTCGATGCGCTTCGCGCAGCCCCGCTCTCGGAAGCCAGATCGACTTCGACTCCTTCGAACATCTCGCGCGCACCGCCGAGCGCGGGCTGTTCGACTTCTTCTTCCTGGCCGAGGGGTTGCGGCTGCGCGAGCACAACGGCCGGATCCACGACCTCGACGTGGTCGGCAGGCCCGAGTCGATCACCGTGCTGAACGCGCTCGCCGCCGTCACCGAACGGCTGGGGCTGGCCGCCACCGTCAACGCCACGTTCAACGAACCGTACGAACTGGCCCGCCGACTGGCCTCCCTGGACCATCTCAGCGGGGGCCGCGCCGCCTGGAACGTGGTCACCTCCTCCGACGCCTTCACCGGCGAGAACTTCCGGCGCGGCGGCTTCCTGGACCGGGCCGACCGCTACACCCGGGCCGCCGAGTTCGTCGCCACCGCCCGTGAGCTGTGGGACTCCTGGACGCCGGACGGCACGCCCCGCCCGTTCGCCCACACCGGCCGGCACTTCACCATCGACGGCGAGTTCGGCGTGCCACGCTCACCGCAGGGCCATCCGGTGGTGATCCAGGCCGGGGACTCCGACGAGGGCCGGGAGTTCGCCGCCTCCGCCGCCGACATCATCTTCACCCGGCACGGCTCCCTGGAGGCCGGGCGCGCCTTCTACGCCGACGTCAAGCGGCGGCTGGCGCGGTACGGGCGCGCCCCGGAGGAGCTGAAGATCATGCCCGGGGTGACCCTGGTCCTCGGCGACACCGCGGCCGACGCCCAGGAGAAGGCCGCCGAGATCCGGCTCCAGCAGGTCTCACCGCAGACCGCGCTTCTCACCCTGGAACAGATCTGGGGTGTGGACCTGTCCGGCTACGACCCGGACGGGCCCCTTCCGGACATCGACCCCGACCCCGACTCCCAGTTGACCCAGGGCCGGGTGCGGCATGGCGATCCGCTGGCCGTCGCCGCCAAGTGGCGGGCGCTGTCGGAGGAGAAAGGGCTGTCCATCCGGCAGACCGTCATCGAGGCGAACGGGCGTCAGTCGTTCATCGGCACCCCGGAGGCGGTCGCCGCGCAGATGACGGAATTCGTCGCCGCCGACGCCGCCGACGGCTTCATCCTCGTCCCGCATCTGACCCCCGGCGGGCTCGATGACTTCGTGGACCGGGTGGTGCCCCTGCTCCAGGAGCGCGGGGTGTTCCGCACCGCGTACAGCGGTACGACACTCCGTGACCACCTGGGACTTCCCTATCCGGGGGAGCGGGGCTGA
- a CDS encoding S1 family peptidase, giving the protein MKHRRIPKRRVAIAGAGIAALVATGITLQSANAAPGETQPDTLSVGAAGKLASTLTSSLKSDTAGAYYDAKAKKLVVNVVNKGVVDKVRDAGAEVKVVKHTLAELSKARQTLKEKATIPGTSWSVDPRSNKVVVTADSSVKGAGMATLDKVAGALGDKVEVKHSAGKFSTFIAGGDAIWGNGGRCSLGFNVVKGGQPYFLTAGHCTEAISSWSDSQGGEEIGTNEGSDFPGNDYGLVKYTKDTDHPSAVDLYNGSTQAISKAGDATVGQKVTRSGSTTQVHDGEVTGLNATVNYQEGSVEGLIQTNVCAEPGDSGGALFAGDTALGLTSGGSGDCSSGGETFFQPVPEALQAFGAQIG; this is encoded by the coding sequence TTGAAGCACCGCCGCATACCCAAGCGTCGTGTCGCCATAGCCGGAGCCGGCATCGCGGCCCTGGTCGCCACGGGCATCACCCTGCAGAGCGCCAACGCCGCCCCGGGTGAGACCCAGCCCGACACCCTCTCGGTCGGCGCCGCCGGAAAGCTGGCCAGCACCCTCACCTCCTCGCTCAAGAGCGACACGGCGGGTGCGTACTACGACGCCAAGGCCAAGAAGCTCGTCGTCAATGTGGTCAACAAGGGCGTCGTGGACAAGGTCCGGGACGCCGGGGCCGAGGTCAAGGTCGTCAAGCACACCCTGGCCGAGCTGAGCAAGGCGCGTCAGACGCTCAAGGAGAAGGCCACCATCCCCGGCACCTCGTGGTCGGTGGACCCCAGAAGCAACAAGGTCGTCGTCACCGCGGACAGCTCCGTCAAGGGCGCCGGGATGGCCACCCTCGACAAGGTCGCCGGCGCGCTCGGCGACAAGGTCGAGGTGAAGCACTCGGCCGGTAAGTTCTCCACCTTCATCGCCGGTGGCGACGCCATCTGGGGCAACGGCGGGCGCTGCTCGCTGGGCTTCAACGTGGTCAAGGGCGGCCAGCCGTACTTCCTGACCGCCGGTCACTGCACCGAGGCCATCAGCAGTTGGTCGGACTCGCAGGGCGGCGAGGAGATCGGCACCAACGAGGGCAGCGACTTCCCCGGTAACGACTACGGGCTGGTCAAGTACACCAAGGACACCGACCACCCGAGCGCGGTCGACCTCTACAACGGCAGCACCCAGGCCATCTCCAAGGCCGGTGACGCCACGGTCGGCCAGAAGGTGACGCGCAGCGGCTCCACCACCCAGGTGCACGACGGCGAGGTCACCGGCCTCAATGCGACCGTCAACTACCAGGAAGGCTCGGTCGAAGGGCTGATCCAGACCAACGTCTGCGCCGAGCCCGGCGACAGCGGCGGCGCGCTCTTCGCGGGCGACACGGCGCTGGGTCTGACCTCCGGCGGCAGCGGTGACTGCTCCTCGGGCGGCGAGACCTTCTTCCAGCCGGTGCCGGAGGCGCTGCAGGCGTTCGGCGCCCAGATCGGCTGA
- a CDS encoding slipin family protein, which translates to MVGALVTLIVVLACLGALGALAAARVVKQYERGVVFRLGRLRSDIRGPGFTMITPMVDRLQKVNMQIVTMPVPAQEGITRDNVTVRVDAVVYFKVVDPAEALVAVEDYRFAVSQMAQTSLRSIIGKSDLDDLLSNREKLNQGLELMIDSPAIGWGVHIDRVEIKDVSLPETMKRSMARQAEADRERRARVINADAELQASRKLAEAAAQMADTPSALQLRLLQTVMAVAAEKNSTLVLPIPVELLRFLERGAQEIPAAARTEGDAEGGAPAAGPATAPEWEAAPAQPAQPARQAMPTLTEREPEPHAVDR; encoded by the coding sequence ATGGTCGGTGCGCTCGTGACATTGATAGTGGTACTGGCTTGCCTCGGCGCCCTTGGCGCACTGGCCGCGGCCCGGGTGGTCAAGCAGTACGAGCGGGGTGTGGTCTTCCGGCTCGGGAGGCTGCGCTCGGATATCCGGGGGCCGGGGTTCACCATGATCACCCCGATGGTCGACCGGCTCCAGAAGGTCAATATGCAGATCGTGACGATGCCCGTGCCCGCCCAGGAGGGCATCACCCGGGACAACGTGACCGTGCGGGTCGACGCCGTCGTCTACTTCAAGGTCGTGGACCCGGCCGAGGCGCTCGTCGCGGTCGAGGATTACCGCTTCGCCGTCTCCCAGATGGCCCAGACCTCGCTGCGGTCGATCATCGGAAAGAGCGATCTGGACGATCTGCTCTCCAACCGGGAGAAGCTCAACCAGGGCCTCGAGCTCATGATCGACAGCCCGGCCATCGGCTGGGGCGTCCATATCGACCGGGTGGAGATCAAGGACGTGTCGCTGCCGGAGACCATGAAGCGGTCGATGGCCCGCCAGGCCGAGGCCGACCGGGAGCGCCGCGCCCGGGTCATCAACGCGGACGCGGAGCTGCAGGCGTCGCGGAAGCTGGCCGAGGCCGCCGCCCAGATGGCCGACACCCCCTCGGCCCTCCAGTTGCGGCTGCTGCAGACGGTGATGGCGGTCGCCGCCGAGAAGAACTCCACACTGGTGCTGCCCATCCCGGTCGAGCTGCTGCGCTTCCTGGAGCGGGGCGCACAGGAGATCCCGGCCGCGGCCCGGACGGAGGGCGATGCGGAGGGCGGCGCCCCGGCCGCCGGTCCGGCCACCGCCCCGGAGTGGGAGGCCGCGCCCGCGCAGCCGGCCCAGCCCGCCCGGCAGGCGATGCCGACGCTCACCGAGCGCGAGCCGGAGCCGCACGCCGTGGACCGATGA